In Trichocoleus desertorum ATA4-8-CV12, one genomic interval encodes:
- a CDS encoding GMC family oxidoreductase N-terminal domain-containing protein, whose product MTQYDYIVIGAGSAGCVVANRLSEDSDTTVLLLEAGNPDTKPEIHIPAQCLSLLGSEVDWAYFSEPEPYLNHRKIFCPRGKVLGGSSSINIMIYLRGNPHDYDHWHSLGNPGWSYPDVLPYFKKSEHQQRGASEFHGVDGELSVSDPIAPAVLSQRFVDAAVAVGYDHNPDVNGKQQEGAGLYQLTIKDGKRHSAAAAFLVPILQRPNLTVTTGALVTRLLSEDTRTVGVEYLHEGTLHQVRVNQEVILSAGAFDSPKLLMLSGIGDAEHLKALGIPVVADLPGVGQNLQDHPVVSVAHEAIQDLHTASTSSVAEAGLFLRTEGNLDAAPDLQFLFGPVVLVPPGYVHSGLGFTSFVCLTHPQNIGSVSLHSADPKDAPMFRMNFLQSEADVQKLVVGIKLLRNLFGASVLDEFRGKEIAPGADKQSDAALVAYVRETCSTVWHPVGTCKMGTDPMAVVDPELRVHGIKGLRVVDASIMPTITTGNTNAPTIMIGEKAADLIKAAGCVSQQIPSQHR is encoded by the coding sequence ATGACTCAATATGATTACATTGTGATTGGTGCAGGCTCAGCAGGCTGCGTCGTCGCCAACCGTCTGAGCGAAGACAGTGACACAACGGTGCTACTTCTCGAAGCAGGCAACCCAGACACAAAACCAGAGATTCACATCCCAGCGCAATGCCTCAGTCTACTAGGCTCTGAGGTGGACTGGGCATATTTCTCCGAACCAGAACCTTACCTGAATCACCGCAAAATCTTTTGTCCTCGTGGCAAAGTCTTGGGGGGCAGCAGTTCGATTAACATCATGATTTATTTGCGGGGCAATCCTCACGATTATGACCACTGGCACTCGTTAGGTAATCCTGGTTGGAGCTACCCAGATGTCCTGCCCTACTTCAAGAAATCGGAGCATCAACAGCGAGGCGCGTCCGAATTTCATGGGGTTGATGGAGAGTTAAGCGTGAGCGATCCGATTGCGCCTGCTGTGCTATCCCAACGCTTTGTAGACGCAGCGGTGGCAGTCGGATATGACCACAATCCTGATGTTAATGGAAAGCAGCAGGAAGGGGCAGGACTCTATCAGTTGACCATCAAGGATGGTAAGCGACACAGTGCTGCTGCGGCCTTCCTTGTACCCATTCTCCAGCGTCCCAATTTGACTGTAACGACAGGAGCGTTGGTCACTCGATTGTTGTCTGAGGACACCCGTACCGTTGGGGTGGAATACCTGCACGAGGGCACACTGCACCAAGTCAGGGTCAACCAGGAGGTGATTTTAAGTGCGGGCGCGTTCGATTCACCTAAACTGCTTATGCTTTCTGGCATTGGGGATGCAGAACACCTGAAAGCCTTGGGAATTCCAGTAGTGGCTGATTTGCCGGGTGTTGGTCAAAACCTCCAAGACCACCCTGTCGTGTCCGTGGCGCACGAGGCAATTCAAGATTTACACACAGCAAGCACCAGTAGTGTCGCTGAAGCGGGCTTGTTTTTGCGTACTGAGGGGAATCTGGATGCTGCACCCGATTTACAGTTTCTCTTCGGTCCCGTTGTGTTAGTACCACCTGGCTATGTCCACTCTGGCTTAGGATTCACAAGTTTCGTCTGTTTGACTCATCCCCAAAACATTGGCAGCGTCAGCTTGCATTCCGCCGACCCCAAAGACGCACCGATGTTTAGGATGAACTTTCTCCAAAGTGAAGCCGATGTGCAAAAGCTCGTTGTCGGAATTAAATTACTCCGTAACTTGTTCGGTGCAAGTGTGTTGGATGAGTTTCGCGGTAAGGAAATCGCTCCGGGTGCCGATAAGCAGAGTGATGCAGCCCTCGTTGCTTACGTCCGGGAAACTTGCAGTACCGTGTGGCATCCAGTCGGCACTTGCAAAATGGGCACTGACCCTATGGCAGTTGTAGACCCCGAACTGCGGGTACATGGAATTAAGGGGTTGCGGGTCGTGGATGCTTCTATTATGCCAACCATCACCACAGGCAATACGAACGCACCTACCATCATGATTGGTGAAAAAGCCGCCGACTTAATTAAAGCCGCAGGTTGTGTTTCACAGCAAATTCCTTCACAGCACCGATAG